CCTCGCGATGCGCGTCGATCGCGTCGCGCAGCGCCGCGCTCCCGTGCGCGTGCAGCGCGGCGCCGATGCGCGCGAGCGCCGACTCGAGCGTCGTGCCGTCGGCGGGCACGGGGAGCGTCTCGCCGCCGTCGCGCAGCGTCTCCATCCCCTGCGCGAACAGCGCCGGCCCACCGGCGCGGTGCCACGCCAGCTTCACCGCCCGGTGCGTCGTCACGAGCTGCACGATCTCCTCGTAGTGCGTCTCGCCCAGCTCCCAGAGCCACGCGCCGGCGGCGTCACCCAACAGCCGCGCGCGCGCCGCGTCGTACGCCTCGATCCCGCCCCACGTCTCGGGGCGCGGGAGGAGCTGTGCACCCGCGGTCGGCGTGGTGCCGGGCGTGAGGTTGATCGTGATGCCGAGCTCCGCGCACACGTCCGCGATGTGGTTCGCGACCGATCGACCGTCCTGTCCCGGCAGGTCGTTCGCGGCGAACAGCAGGCCGACGATGAAACCGTCCTCGTCGATGATCGCCGCGCCGGAGTCCCCCTCGGTCGAGAACGCGAACAGGTCGTCGCTCGTGATGTAGATCTGCTGCTTGAACGTGTGCGTCTTGATCGTCAGATCCGGCCCCGTGGGATCGACGACGCGGCCCTGCTGACGGCCGCTCGCGGCGCCCACCATGTAGACCGTCTGGTCCCACGTGGCCTGGCGCATGCCGAGGATCTTGTCGCTCGGCGGCGAGCCGTTCTCGCTCAGGCCGGCGATCTCGTTGCGGAAGTCGATGCCGCAGCAGCGGCAACACGACGAGACGTCGAGGCGCGCGATCGCGCCGTCGACCTTCTCGCTGATCGCGAACTTCGCGATCTTCGCGATGGCGTCGTGCTTGTCGTGCGGGCGCACCGGCGCGTCCGCGAGGGGCACCTGGTCGAAGAACTGCGGCGGTGGCTGGTACACGCGGTTGCCCTTCTCGCCGCCGCCCGCGGAGAGGACGTGCCAGTTCGTGAGCAGCACCGGCGCGCGGTCGGACGTGCGCGTGGCCACGCAGCCGAACGTGCCCGCCTGAATGACCACCTCCGTCCCTTTGTCGTTCGCGAAGAGAATGCGGTTGCTGATCAGGATGCCGCCCTTCACCGGGCGGTAGCGCCCGAAGTCGGTCGTGAAGCGGCCCGGCCGCACGATGTTGACGTCGGTGGGCACACCGCCCACGGCGGTCGGGATCCGCTCCGCAGGCGGCACCGTGTCGAGCGGCCGCTTCTCGCGGACGTACACGCGGATGCACCGCTCGTCGGTCACGACGTTCGCGCGCTCCTTCAGCCCGACGCTCACGTGCACCACGCCGGGGATGGCGCGCAGCTCGGCCTCGGCCCCCGCGGCCAGCAGCGCGCGGACGGCCCGCTCGGCGGCCACCAGCTCGTCGTACGTCGGTCGCGCGCGGCTCGCCATCGCGGGTGCCTAACGGAGGGAGACGGGCCGCGCGTGCAGCACGTGCAGCACCGGCGCGATGGGGCTCGCGACGCCGTCGCCGCGGGGTGCGACGCCCCACAGCAGCCCGACGATGGCGCCGTCCGCGTCGCGCAGCACGGCGCCGGAGTCGCCCGGCGCGCAGAACGGCACGCCGCGGCGGTCCGCGCGCACCAGGATCTGCGCGGGTGCCGGGCCGATGCGTCCGTCGATCAGCGCCGGCGCCGAGTACGCCACATCGACCACGACGCCCGCGGTCGTGCCCGTCGCGCCGCCCGTCTTCGTCACGCGCTGGCCGGGCACGACGCGCGCCACGAGAGCCTCGTCGCCACGCGTGGCCTCGTCCGGCAGCCACGCCTCGTCGATCGACGCGACCGCGCAGTCGACGTGGATGGCCGCGCCGTCGTACGGCACGGTGCCTAACCGGCCGTGCCGCGCGCGGCCGATCGCCGGTCCGTGCGCGAGCCGCACGGGCTGCCGCGATCGCGCGCCGGCGCCGAACAGCACGTGATGGCTGGTCAGCAGCACGAGGCGCCCGTCGTGGAGCGTGCGGGCGAGAGAGCCGAGCGTTCCCGGCACGCCGCGCGCGTTCACGATGCGCGCGTTCATCATGCGCGCGATCGTGAATCGCACGCCCGACACACTCGGCAGCTGCACGGGCACGGCCGCTCCGGCGAAGATCAGCGGCCAATCTCCGCCCGACCCCCGCCTCCCGCAAGGCGGTCCGGCCGTTCTCCGCGCGCGGCGCGGCCTAACGATTGATGTCGACGCGCTGCTCGAGCTCGGCGACGAGATCCGTGATCGACGCCTTCATTCCGGGTGGGGCCGCGGCGGCGGCATGCTTCACCTCCGCGATCGCCGCGTCGAAGTCGCGCCGCGCCGTCGCGAGACGCGCGGCCTCCAGGTGTGCGACCCAGCTGTTCGGGTCACGCTCGATGTCGCGCCGGTAGATCTCGAGCGCGGCCTCCTGCTGTCCCAGCCGCTGCAGCCCGCGGCCGAAGTTGTAGACCTGCCACTGGCTTCCCATCGCGAGCGCCTTCGCCTGGACGGCGGGCGCGTCGGGGCGACCGAGCGCCGCGAGCGCGCGCGAACGCGTGATCTCGTTCTCGAACCGGTCCTCGATCTGGATCGACCGGTCGGCGTAGCCCAGCGCCTCCTCAGCGGACAGCCGGTGCTCGAGCAGGTAGTTCGCGGCTTCCTCCCACGCCTGCCACTCCGTCTGCACACGGCCGCGCAGCTGGTCGCGCAGCCGCTGGGCGACGAGGTGCGGCACGTCGACGTCGATGCGGACGGGGACCGCCACGCGCTCCCATCGCATCGTCATCGCGACGGAGCTGGGCGTGGGGTCGTCGAAGCCGTAGGTGAGGACCTCCTGCGGCTCGATGCGC
The window above is part of the Gemmatirosa kalamazoonensis genome. Proteins encoded here:
- a CDS encoding DUF2911 domain-containing protein, giving the protein MRNDSIPRAAILRTLAAVGVAAWTPDAAAQSALLVLPDVSQGARVTQRVGLTDITVAYHRPLVAGRRIFGGVEPYGRVWRAGANYNTTFEVTDPVTVEGRPLAKGIYGLHMIPGETSWVVIFSRNATSWGSFTYDSTEDALRVTVRPQRIEPQEVLTYGFDDPTPSSVAMTMRWERVAVPVRIDVDVPHLVAQRLRDQLRGRVQTEWQAWEEAANYLLEHRLSAEEALGYADRSIQIEDRFENEITRSRALAALGRPDAPAVQAKALAMGSQWQVYNFGRGLQRLGQQEAALEIYRRDIERDPNSWVAHLEAARLATARRDFDAAIAEVKHAAAAAPPGMKASITDLVAELEQRVDINR